The segment ttgtaagATTTCCTGTAATTCTGAATTGGTGTATATGAAAATGAAGTTAGTACTGCTCTACTGTCCAGTGACAAAGAGTTAGTGATTAGGTTATTCCAAACTCTGCATTTCCACACTTGTCAATATCTGACTTGTGGCGTTTTTGTGTAGAGTTACCTTTGAGTTCCTGGCTTTCAGacatatgtttttttaaacattcaataTGTATTTACAATTTTAAGTTAAGGTGTTTTCCTTTCGAACATTTAACACTTCAGCTTAATGACTTGTCTGTATGTAACCCATTCCCAATCACTTGTAAATACATATCTGTAGTGAAACATGTCTAAACATTCAACTAACCAACAAAAATTCATTgcttaatggatttttttaaatagaggtgAAATAGAACTATGCTCAGTATCTTAGTCACCCTTGATCCTGAGAGAACCCTGGTAAGAATACCTCACACTCTTGTAACAAATGTGTATGTGCAAAGAGAGGATAAATTAAATAATGTATAGTATTCATTCATTTGTGAGTGAATTTTATCAATCCAGTACTTACATTACAGTTGGTTTACTTTCACCCTTCAAAGACTATTCACAAAGTGCCAGGATAATAGTGAAAGACAAACTTCAGCACCTTCTGCAAGTCACACCTCCTGCCTCGGTTAAGCCATAAATATTCCTTGCTTGAGTTGGGAATTATATTTCCACTTACTGCTTGTGGTAAATTTCATGGAGAGAcagatttccttttattttttcgtATCTTCACTCGTTATAATGTTAATGGCTATGTCTTCAACATTGAACGTTAAGAAAGTGCCAAAGAAAATTCCAGTGGTTTGGTCCAAGAGTTAGCTTAGCCCACCTGAATTACACCTTTAGACCATGAGATGCAGGAGGAGGAAAGGTAGCTCACCTGGATCACCTCTGGGCTGTGTGCCTAGGTGGATGTGCCACCAACAAACCTGAAAGGCAGTCCTGGAATAAGGAACAGGTATGTCACTTCCTCTGCTTGTTTGTAAATATATACAGTGCAGCTTTTTCTCAGTTTTTCACTGTACAAGTTTAGCAGAGAAAATGTTCTGTCAAGATGGACTGTACATACAGAGCAATTTTCAAATGATCATAATTTAATCAAACTACAGTAATTTTTCTCAAAGCGCTTAAGAAATTTGGTACAGGCTATTTTCTATGTCAAATTTCAGCTCTCTGCTAGAGCTGTTTCTGCAGTAGAATTGCTAAGCATGAAATTGAGAGagaattttctccctccttccacccTATCAAATTAGGGGAGGCGTTTCTCCTCAAACTCTACCCCTTCTCCTTTATAAGATGCTATGTCTAGAAAAACTCATCCCAAAACTTGAAAAATTCATTAAGATGAGTGACTGGAAGCAGGGTttagaatggaaaaaaatatgcaCCCTTAACTAGCACTGGGAGCTACAGTGAACACACAACACTGTTACTCAGTTACTCTTCCCAGAGCATCTCTCATTCACTGCAGCTATGTATTGTAGAAGAAAACTGTATTTAACAGTTAGTGCTATAAATTGCCATCCCATTGAAATGTAAATGTTATGAAAGCTAAAGGTTGATGATATCCACATTTAACAGCTGTTTTTCCCATCCTCTTTTAAAATACCCTGAAGTTTTCACTCTACCAGTAAAATCTAATTGATGGGAATAATTACAAAGTCAGAGGATGAAAGGAACGTAGGAGATGCACTATTGATTTAGTGAAGCGTTCGTTTAAATGATCAAATATAATGGTTAAAAATGTACATGGATTGAAAACTAGCTGCAAGTCAAACAGTCATCATAAATAGTCTTCAGTAAGTATAGTGCTGCAGCAGTTGGTGTTAGGTCTGGTACTTAGAGTGGCAACTACTCATTGTCATTTTCACTAGTCTCAAAGAACACTATTTCAAAGTTACAATAGGATGCATTGTAAATACCAGAATTCAGAGGGACCTCAAGTGGTTACAAATATTAGCAGAAAATAAGTTTAGTATATCTGAAGAGGATAAAGAGAAAAATCTGGACACCACCCGTTAAGAGACAAGTAACAGTGGAAGACAAATGAAACAGAAATTAGAAATTCAACAatacatctggaatattgcacaCAATTGAATATTGCAGTATTCTAGAATTGTAGATAAATTGGAAGGTGTTCATAAAAGAAGTATGAATAGGAGCAAAGATTAAGGGTGCTAAATATCTAACAGCTCATCTAAATAACAAGTGAGGAACAGACGACAGAAGATAAACCTAGATTCCTTGACATGTTAATTCTTCAACCAGAGATTCAGGCAGTACAGAGATATACAAGTAAGAAAGAAGTCAACGGAAAGTTTAACCTGAAtgagaaaattttgttttaaaatgtggtaTTTAAGAAATAATTCTGCAATTGGATGGAGATGGTCTGAATATTGTACTAGATCCTCTTACTAACTTCTATTGTGGTATAGAAGCCAGTTATACTCTACAGTCTTCCATTAACTGGTGCAACAGCAAGCTTGGTGGTATTTGAGTTTCAAGTTACAGAACACCCTTTCAGCTAGAATTGGTCAAAGTCTCAGCTCTTTAAAGGATTCCCTAGGTATTGTTTCCAatggaaggggaaaaacaattctATAGCATTTATATCAAACGGGGGGTCAGGACTGTTCAaggtgtcgcaaggttattacatgggggcttacaagctgtcagcctccgcctgaaaccctgctttgcctcctgcctttataatggtgttaaatatatgtaaaagtgtttttaatttataaggggggtttgcactcagaggcttgctgtgtgaaaggggtcgccactacaaaagtttgagaaccactgatttatatagTGTGACATACTTTAATTACCATTGAGGTTTCTCCCTGAAGTGTTACAAAGAGGTGGTGTGAAAGTCTTACTATAATTTTAAAGACAAAGCCttaaaacacagaaaataaaGGTTTACTAACAGAGTTAGAGCAAAGGttactgcagcaaaacaaaaTTACTAATTATCATAAGTTTGTGAGTTTTTAGAGAAAAAACAGTAACATATACAGCTGCTTGCAGACAAAATTGCCATGTTGTTGAGACTGTTTCCCTCCTTACATGCAGTACTTGATCAAGCATCACTGTAACTAACATTGAGTTCATATGtctaaaataaatacagaaacaCAATTTTAATCTCAGCATAGTGTACTGATATCAGCTTTGGTACATCCCCATTTGCAGCACACTCCTGCCACCCCCATTGACAAGTCTCGTTTTCTTCTGGGATATTTGGCCCAAGGAGAGCTATTTGACACCATGGGATTGGCaatccctgctccacctctgTTCTTCCAGGCAGCATCCTCAACCTGGCGAACATATTCACTGAAGTCATCTGACATGGGTACATACTCATTATAATCAAACAAACTAAACAAATCCTTCAATGTCAGCTGTCCAAGTGGtatgctggctctctgcagctgctccaaTCCAGGAGCTAAGACTGACTGTAATTTCAAGTTCTCTAGTTCTTTGTTACTAGTGGCTTGAGCAGaatctgttaaaataaaaataaagattttttttttaattccaaagtTATTAGGTGTAATAGTGTTCCTAAGGGTGGAAGGTCATAGTTAGAAGTTACATCACAATCATtcagctaataataataataaataataataaaggaatcATTATGAAGGCTGCGAGCTtatcacggaggtcacggattccatgacctgcgtgacttctgcagtgggccagtgtggctggctacggggctgcccaagcagctcaggcagcccctgggccagttgCACCAACTGCTGCTAGGGCAGTCTGGGGCCACTGCCACCGCCCTCCCccaacagcagcaggaggagtttgggtgtgggagggggtgagggctctgggtggcaggctccccagaagcagcaacatgtccctcccccagctcctgcctccacccacaggcactgaccccacagctcccactggcggcggttcccggccaatgggagctgcggagctggcagcGTGAGAGCTAGGAGCTTATGAAGGGATGTCACCGCTTCAGAGAAGCTGGATAGAGAGCTTGCCAGCCGCACcaaccccacctccctccagcacccgcggcaccccctccccacacacccgcAGCACTCCCaggatttagtcaggggtatagtacaaatcatggacaggtcacgggccgtgaatttttgtttagtgcCTGTGatctatccatgacttttactaaaaatacccgtatCTCAAACGTAGCCTTAATCATTATCTAAACACAAGATGACAAGAATAGCACTCCCACTACCTTGGCTGACAGGGTTGTTTTATTTACCTATTGTTTTAAATAGCCTAGTTTTGTAATAAACATGCTTTTAGCATAACTACAACAGTGTGGCTGCTGTAAGCGATACACTTGACAAGGCATCCTTTTTCCACAAGGGCTCCATGCAGTTACATGCAGTCTTAGGTGGGAAGTCACCACTTGTGTGCTATTCATTTATAAAGAGTAATTAAGCAGCTATGAGATACAGGCAATTTCCTcagacagcagttctcaaactttaccaacccaaggacccccattttgatttaaaaattttcatggaCCTCCAAACCCATCACTCAGCCTCAAGCCCCGCCCCCACATCACCccttcccaaggccccacccctaccccacctcttcccacccccacgccacccctgcctcttctcttccatgcctctttccaccccatccccattcctccctctccctcccagtgcctcctgcacaccactgaacagctgttccccggcatacaggaggcactgggagggaggaggagttgatcagctgGACCGGTGGCCCTGGACGTGATTCTGCCTCCTCCCAAGtgcaccccatccccactcctcctcctccatcccagcaCCTCctacacaccactgaacagctgttccttggtgtgcacgaggcactgggagggagtgggaaggagtTGAGTTGATCAGTGGGACCTACGGACCCCCTGGAGAACCCTCgtggacccccagtttgagaaaagcTGTCCTAGGGATTGACTGGCTGATAGAAGGTGATGGTCCACAGCTGTGCTCTTAAGCCTATGCCTGGATCATCTATTGcagcaaagtgtgtgttgggtAGTTAATTGGACTGTCTTGAACTTGCAAAGCAAGTACAATACTTTGTATCCCCACACAAGCACTGAGTTGTGGTTACAAGAATTTGTTGTACTGGAGTTTTTTGTAACATCTAGGAAGAGGGCTTTAACAATGGTCCAACTGATCAAGTGCCCTCTGCAACACACTTATGCCCCACAGTAGTAGGTATTCTTCAGTCTTGAGAGGACCATGGGTATCTACCCCTGAGAGGTAAAGAACTTACTCAGCTGGTTTTAtggcagctgaggatgtggctgaAGAGACCCACTTGAGACACACAATCTCTGCCCAAATCTGTCACATTTAAAAGTGATGTTTCAACTCTTTGGGCTCTGCCTTCTGCAAGCTCTTTTCTCCTTTGCTAAGCTGGATGGCTTCCTCTCGTAACTCCGGACACCTTTGTTAAGCTCGTTTCCAAAGGCTGTGGTTTTGAGTGTGAtcttcccatttgtccacatccatgtccatttctttgaggtctcACTTGCACACATCCTTGAAACACAATTTTTGGGTATCCTTTGGGTCTTTTTCCAGATGCCAGTTCGCTGTAGAGGATGTCTTTTGGGTTGCACCCATCATTAATTAGGCACACATGCCAAAGCCAGCGGAGGCATCTCTATCTGAGAAGTGTTTGCATGCTGGGTATGCTGGAGCACCTCAGTGTTGGGGACTATCCCTCAAGGAAATGCCCAAGATTTGACTAAGGCAACGTATCTGAAAGCTGTCGAGCTTTTTTTCCTGATGAGAGTATAAGGTCCCTGTCTCACTCCCATACCAAAGTGTGCTGATAACCCATGCATGATACACACAGATCTTTGTGTTCTATCCGTTTGTTGTTTTGCCATACCCTCTTGCTCATTGTTGCTCTTGCTAGACATTGTTGTGGCAACTTTTCCAATGCAGTTTATAGATGTTGATCTTGATGGAGGGTGCTTCCTCAACCCCATAATGGAACATTGTTTGTCTTTTTTAGGCTAATGGTAAGCCCAAAGTCTTGGCAGGCTTTGGAAAAACTGTCCATAAGGTTTTGGAGATGAGCTTCTGTGTGGGTTGTCACTGCTGCATCATCAGCAAAGAGGTGGTGTTGGATAAGGGCCTCCTGAGCCTTGGTTTTAGATCTGAGTCTTGGAAGATTGAACAGCTTGCTGTCAGCTCTTGTGTGCAAGTAGATTCCCTCAATTGTGGAGAAGAATCCACAAGCATCATATTTGTGTTTGTCCTCCAAATCCATTCCATTCCAAACTCATTTAGTTACTCAACATTCCCTAACTGCACTAAGCAACATGTCAGGTGCTTTAGGAGACACAGAACATACTGGTACAACTGTGATTGTAAAGTGTGATGAGTATAAATGTGTCAAAATGGCTCTATCAAACAATGTTACTATGTAGAAGTGCTACCCTAGAGGTTTGCAAGCTGCCTATAATGTGGACCATCTCTTCAATTCTTATTGACTACCTCCTCCTATTCTTGACTGCATGAATCACTATCCCCTATTTGCAGACACTACCAGTTGCTTACATAGGGGGTAATGTTAGGAAAGTATTTATATATTTTCAGCTAATGCTTTGGCTCTTTGTTTTATCTCTCCCTCCAATCTGCTCTGTTTCTCTCAACTGGAAAGAAGGAACA is part of the Caretta caretta isolate rCarCar2 chromosome 5, rCarCar1.hap1, whole genome shotgun sequence genome and harbors:
- the LOC125636764 gene encoding relaxin-3 translates to MGLTLRLRALCAGLLLAGLPAELGAQSARDAAAAAPRGGEYGVKLCGREFIRAVIFTCGGSRWKRLALQAGEPLPGADSAQATSNKELENLKLQSVLAPGLEQLQRASIPLGQLTLKDLFSLFDYNEYVPMSDDFSEYVRQVEDAAWKNRGGAGIANPMVSNSSPWAKYPRRKRDLSMGVAGVCCKWGCTKADISTLC